One region of Nitrosopumilaceae archaeon genomic DNA includes:
- the rpsB gene encoding 30S ribosomal protein S2 gives MSKQEEFEHMEKYVLSTGIRVGTQVKTKFMVPFITKATNEGLYIIDSKKTLARIQTAAKFINRAEISRVIVCSGREYATTPIEKFCEVTGATPMLGRFMPGTLTNPLLPYYIEPQLILISDPQTDEQAILEATNAGIPVIGISNTDNITSKIDLIIPANNRGRKSLAAIYWLLAREILLQKGQLKANESMKYEIDDFETKITEEELEEESEKPTPRFGRTPRQ, from the coding sequence ATGAGTAAGCAAGAAGAATTTGAGCATATGGAAAAATACGTTCTATCTACTGGTATTAGGGTAGGAACTCAAGTTAAAACAAAATTCATGGTTCCATTTATTACAAAGGCTACTAATGAAGGACTTTACATTATTGACAGTAAGAAAACCCTAGCAAGAATTCAAACTGCGGCCAAATTCATAAACAGAGCAGAGATTTCAAGAGTGATAGTATGTTCTGGAAGAGAATATGCAACAACACCAATAGAAAAATTCTGTGAGGTAACTGGCGCTACCCCAATGCTTGGAAGATTCATGCCAGGAACTCTGACAAATCCACTATTGCCATATTACATAGAACCACAACTAATTTTAATTTCTGATCCACAAACTGATGAACAAGCTATACTTGAAGCGACAAATGCAGGAATTCCAGTAATCGGTATTTCAAACACAGACAACATAACATCCAAGATTGATCTTATTATTCCAGCAAACAACAGAGGAAGAAAATCTTTAGCTGCAATATACTGGCTTTTGGCAAGAGAGATACTTTTGCAAAAAGGTCAGCTTAAAGCAAATGAATCAATGAAATACGAAATTGATGACTTTGAGACCAAGATTACAGAAGAAGAGTTGGAAGAAGAATCAGAAAAACCTACACCAAGATTCGGTAGAACTCCGAGGCAATAA